In the genome of Triticum urartu cultivar G1812 chromosome 5, Tu2.1, whole genome shotgun sequence, one region contains:
- the LOC125507129 gene encoding mechanosensitive ion channel protein 5-like yields MDLPRKGSIKSYGASRSASFDFDQDQDRGRREVVVKINDDVAIAGLGASSFSLKAPAGPAYTAVPVTGSGGSSAPASPTGAGSRFAESFSFKNRPPQSPPSPARAEGECSDDPPGRLIDNFLRKQAAAGGDQALDPELEMEEMRRLLNVPSPSRVAFQQDPRKRFCPSGSSSSSSDGGGANTRKKAAAKAGAGADPAEVLRCSSSSTAGGLLPRCKTRSRLMDPPPPSSGSTTDGEQRDRKSFVMQGGVPPKSGQLRSGILNRSGFLGKAGGHDVEEDDDPFVDEDLAADSKPDTVDCLIILEWVGLVIILVLLVCSVTIPTLARKKFSGLHLWKWEVLVCVLICGRLMSGWLIRMAVFFVERNFLLRKKVLYFVYGVRRAVRNVLWLGVALVAWHLLFDKDAQREQDTHALVLPYVTKVLCCLLVATAIRLVKTLLLKVLASSFHVSTFFDRIQDALFNQYVIETLSGPPLVDENRMLAEVQRLQSAGANIPSDLQAAAMPSKATAAAAQAPPKGARLTAAASRRGASKQLQRQKSDRHLEESSISIDQLHRLSQKNISAWSMKRLMKIVRYGALTTMDEQIKHATGPDQEDELATQIHSEYEAKVAAKRIFQNVAKPGSKHIYLSDLMRFMRQEEALKAMDLFEGAQEQNRVSKRSLKNWVVNAFRERKALALTLNDTKTAVNKLHHMANVVVALIVFALWLLILGFATTKTFVFLSSQLLVAAFIFGNTLKTIFEAIIFLFVMHPFDVGDRCEVDGMQVVVEEMNIMTTIFLRYDNLKVYYPNSKLATLPIMNYYRSPDMGDAVDFSVNVATPPEKLALMKERLMHYLDNKKEHWYPGSMVVLRDIDDTNRLKISIWCRHTINFQDMGMRFDRRELILQEMMKILRDLDIEYRMLPLDINVRNAPPINSTRMPTTWALNF; encoded by the exons ATGGATCTCCCGCGGAAGGGCAGCATCAAGTCGTACGGCGCgtcgcgctccgcgtccttcgaCTTCGACCAGGACCAGGACCGCGGGCGCCGGGAGGTCGTCGTCAAGATCAACGACGACGTCGCCATCGCCGGCCTGGGCGCCAGCTCCTTCTCCCTCAAGGCGCCCGCCGGGCCGGCCTACACCGCCGTCCCCGTGACCGGCTCGGGCGGGTCCAGCGCGCCGGCCTCGCCCACCGGCGCGGGGAGCCGCTTCGCCGAGTCGTTCAGCTTCAAGAACCGCCCACCGCAGTCCCCCCCGTCGCCGGCGAGGGCCGAGGGGGAGTGCAGCGACGACCCGCCCGGCCGCCTCATCGACAACTTCCTGCGGAAGCAGGCCGCTGCCGGCGGCGACCAAGCGCTGGACCCCGAGCTCGAGATGGAGGAGATGCGGCGGCTCCTTAACGTCCCCTCCCCTTCCCGCGTCGCCTTCCAGCAGGACCCGCGCAAGCGCTTCTGCCCGTcgggctcctcctcctcctcgtccgacggcggcggcgccaACACCCGGAAGAAGGCCGCCGCCAAAGCGGGAGCAGGAGCCGACCCCGCCGAGGTGCTACGCTGCTCGTCGTCGTCCACGGCCGGCGGTCTGCTGCCGCGCTGCAAGACGCGGTCCCGGCTAATGGACCCCCCACCGCCGTCGAGCGGGTCGACCACCGATGGGGAGCAGCGCGACCGCAAGTCGTTCGTGATGCAGGGCGGCGTGCCGCCCAAGTCCGGGCAGCTCCGGTCGGGCATCCTCAACCGGTCGGGCTTCCTCGGCAAGGCCGGCGGGCACGAcgtggaggaggacgacgacCCGTTCGTGGACGAGGACCTCGCCGCCGACTCCAAGCCCGACACGGTGGACTGCCTCATCATCCTGGAGTGGGTGGGCCTGGTGATCATCCTGGTGCTGCTGGTGTGCAGCGTCACCATCCCGACCCTGGCCAGGAAGAAGTTCTCGGGGCTCCACCTCTGGAAGTGGGAGGTGCTCGTCTGCGTGCTCATCTGCGGCCGCCTCATGTCCGGCTGGCTCATCCGCATGGCCGTCTTCTTCGTGGAGCGCAACTTCCTGCTCCGGAAGAAGGTGCTCTACTTCGTGTACGGCGTGCGGCGCGCCGTGCGCAACGTGCTCTGGCTGGGCGTGGCGCTGGTGGCGTGGCACCTGCTCTTCGACAAGGACGCGCAGCGGGAGCAGGACACGCACGCGCTGGTGCTCCCCTACGTCACCAAGGTGCTCTGCTGCCTGCTGGTGGCCACCGCCATCCGGCTGGTGAAGACGCTGCTGCTCAAGGTGCTCGCCTCCTCCTTCCACGTCTCCACCTTCTTCGACCGGATCCAGGACGCGCTCTTCAACCAGTACGTCATCGAGACGCTCTCCGGCCCGCCCTTGGTGGACGAGAACCGCATGCTCGCAGAGGTGCAGCGCCTGCAGAGCGCCGGGGCCAACATCCCCAGCGATCTCCAGGCGGCGGCCATGCCCAGCaaggccaccgccgccgccgctcagGCGCCGCCCAAGGGCGCGCGGCTCACGGCGGCGGCGTCCCGGAGAGGGGCCAGCAAGCAGCTGCAGAGGCAGAAAAGCGATCGGCACCTGGAAGAGAGCTCCATCTCCATCGACCAGCTCCACAGGCTGAGCCAGAAGAACATCTCCGCGTGGAGCATGAAGAGGCTGATGAAGATCGTCCGCTACGGCGCGCTGACGACCATGGACGAGCAGATCAAGCACGCCACGGGGCCGGACCAGGAGGACGAGCTGGCCACGCAGATACACAGCGAGTACGAGGCCAAGGTCGCCGCCAAGAGGATCTTCCAGAACGTCGCCAAGCCTGGATCCAA GCACATATACCTGTCGGACCTGATGCGCTTCATGAGGCAGGAGGAGGCCCTGAAGGCCATGGACCTCTTCGAGGGGGCGCAGGAGCAGAACAGGGTGAGCAAGCGGTCGCTCAAGAACTGGGTGGTGAACGCGTTCCGGGAGCGCAAGGCGCTCGCGCTCACGCTCAACGACACCAAGACGGCCGTCAACAAGCTCCACCACATGGCCAACGTCGTGGTGGCGCTCATCGTGTTCGCGCTCTGGCTCCTCATCCTCGGCTTCGCCACCACCAAGACCTTCGTCTTCCTCAGCTCGCAGCTCCTCGTCGCCGCCTTCATCTTCGGCAACACCCTCAAGACCATCTTCGAGGCCATCATCTTCCTCTTCGTCATGCACCCTTTCGACGTCGGCGATCGGTGCGAGGTCGACGGGATGCAG GTGGTCGTAGAGGAGATGAACATCATGACCACCATCTTCCTACGGTATGACAACCTCAAGGTCTACTATCCCAACAGCAAGCTCGCCACCCTGCCCATCATGAACTACTACAGGAGCCCCGACATGGGAGACGCCGTCGACTTCTCTGTCAACGTCGCCACGCCGCCGGAGAAACTGGCCCTCATGAAGGAGAGGCTGATGCA CTACCTTGACAACAAGAAAGAGCACTGGTACCCTGGCTCCATGGTCGTGCTCCGCGACATCGATGACACCAACAGGCTCAAAATATCCATCTGGTGCCGGCACACCATCAACTTCCAAGACATGGGGATGAGGTTCGACAGGAGGGAGCTCATTCTCCAAGAGATGATGAAGATCTTGAGAGATCTTGACATCGAGTACCGGATGCTGCCGCTCGACATAAATGTTCGCAATGCGCCTCCCATCAATTCCACTAGGATGCCCACGACATGGGCGTTGAATTTTTGA